From a region of the Alnus glutinosa chromosome 1, dhAlnGlut1.1, whole genome shotgun sequence genome:
- the LOC133879528 gene encoding protein THALLO, with protein MGKRGKKQKIDNRFPKRTTRDDDDAPFDMDDEIDAFHKQRDVVPLDVNGSVGESDEDDALPVFDLKGVNDDEDDDDDSNADTQETGFASKIIRSQKFLREKFGGVEDDMHEDDDEEDEEEPMGIWGGKMNQYYNADNRDFEQQSSDDEGPLEEEKEVLKLQRQKAKSLSVEDFGLEDIDEDGSDESDRELTLEEISVKGISRNRKETMDYTGLAYEEVKKDLNALSREEQMDVLYSSAPELVGLLSELNDALEQIESKVNPLLSKVKKGEIMNEGGIRYLEVKQLLLLAYCQAITFYLLLKSEGQPVRDHPVLARLVEIKSLLDKTKQLDGNLPSELEEFLNNNQGVEMLVKLGTENTTLASDSFTKDQEPYPSAETRGATVVRDTAELEKVESLKVNENKAEKRKRQSDQIGGQSVEMLKVRAALEERLKQKGILSSVTPKPDKAQRHLKPVNGQLVTYDDFDDDAMNVAGATRFSNGHASSLSSSKLSQIVAARPSKPKVVSGDDDLPKRDDIGERRRKHELRVLAGAGIKSEDGVEDDEVGHVDADGVEDEVGNVDADMEDDDIGDSEVEYYKQVEKRRAAKLAAKAEIYSRTSAIPSLPETFDGKRQITYQMQKNRGLTRNRKKETKNPRKKYKEQHKKKVNRRKGQVQEIKKPAGPYGGETTGINVGTSRSTRFKN; from the exons ATGGGTAAGAGAGGAAAGAAGCAGAAGATAGACAACAGATTCCCTAAGAGAACTACCCGTGACGACGACGATGCGCCATTTGACATGGATGACGAAATTGATGCCT TTCACAAGCAGAGGGATGTTGTTCCGCTGGATGTGAATGGCAGTGTTGGGGAATCAGATGAAGATGATGCGCTACCCGTCTTTGATCTTAAG GGTGTCAATGATGATGAGGACGACGACGATGATTCCAATGCTGACACCCAAGAAACTGGATTTGCTTCAAAAA TTATTAGGTCTCAGAAATTTTTACGGGAAAAGTTTGGTGGAGTTGAGGATGATATgcatgaagatgatgatgaagaagacgaagaagagcCAATGGGTATTTGGGGTGGAAAAATGAACCAATATTATAATGCTGATAATCGTGATTTTGAG CAACAATCAAGCGATGATGAGGGCCCTCTGGAAGAGGAGAAAGAGGTTTTGAAATTGCAGAGGCAAAAAGCAAAATCTTTATCAGTTGAAGACTTTGGCCTTGaagatattgatgaagatgggAGTGATGAGAGTGATAGGGAATTAACTCTAGAG GAAATTTCGGTTAAAGGAATAAgcagaaatagaaaagaaaccATGGATTACACGGGTTTAGCTTATGAAGAGGTTAAGAAAGATCTAAATGCTCTATCAAGGGAGGAACAGATGGATGTTTTATACAG TTCTGCCCCAGAATTAGTTGGTTTGCTGTCGGAGCTGAATGATGCACTTGAACAGATTGAAAGCAAAGTGAATCCACTTCTAAGCAAG GTTAAAAAGGGCGAAATCATGAATGAAGGAGGAATCCGCTATTTGGAGGTGAAGCAGCTTCTTTTGCTCGCCTATTGCCAAGCTATAACTTTCTATCTCCTTCTCAAGTCTGAAGGGCAGCCGGTTCGTGATCATCCTGTGCTAGCTCGCCTTGTAGAGATCAAGAGCTTATTGGATAAg ACAAAACAGCTTGATGGGAATCTTCCATCTGAACTTGAGGAGTTCCTGAACAACAATCAAGGGGTAGAAATGTTAGTAAAGTTGGGTACAGAGAATACTACATTGGCTTCTGATTCTTTCACAAAAGATCAGGAGCCTTATCCTTCAGCTGAAACCCGAGGAGCAACAGTG GTGCGTGACACAGCTGAGTTGGAAAAGGTGGAGTCTTTGAAGGTTAATGAGAACAAAGCAGAAAAACGTAAACGTCAG AGTGATCAAATTGGTGGGCAGAGCGTGGAAATGTTAAAAGTAAGAGCTGCCCTTGAAGAAAGATTGAAACAGAAGGGTATTCTTAGTTCCGTAACTCCAAAGCCTGATAAAGCCCAGAGACATCTGAAACCTGTCAATGG TCAGCTTGTGACAtatgatgattttgatgatgatgCTATGAATGTTGCGGGGGCCACTAGATTCAGCAATGGTCATGCTAGTTCATTGAGCTCAAGTAAACTTTCCCAAATTGTTGCTGCTAGACCGAGTAAGCCCAAG GTGGTTTCTGGTGATGATGATTTACCTAAGAGGGATGATATTGGAGAAAGGCGGAGGAAGCATGAGCTCCGAGTCTTGGCTGGAGCTGGAATCAAATCGGAGGATGGTGTTGAGGATGATGAAGTTGGCCATGTTGATGCTGATGGTGTTGAGGATGAAGTTGGCAATGTTGATGCTGACATGGAGGATGATGATATAGGAGATTCAGAAGTCGAGTATTACAAACAAGTCGAAAAACGACGGGCTGCAAAACTTGCTGCCAAAGCTGAGATTTATTCAAG GACATCAGCAATCCCATCTTTGCCTGAAACTTTTGATGGAAAACGCCAGATCACTTATCAG ATGCAGAAGAACAGGGGGCTGACTCGTAATCGCAAGAAGGAGACCAAAAATCCAAGGAAGAAGTACAAG GAACAACACAAGAAAAAGGTGAATCGCCGGAAGGGGCAGGTGCAGGAGATCAAGAAACCTGCTGGTCCTTATGGTGGGGAAACCACTGGAATTAATGTAGGAACCAGTCGGAGCACCAGATTCAAGAACTAG
- the LOC133858819 gene encoding large ribosomal subunit protein mL43, which produces MALRGVWQLQKLIVSYSDWGGSSRGIRAFMESQLPAFREKSPQLEVVTELIRGQHPHLKGFYRNKNQRVICVKNMDPEDILLHATRLRNALGRKVVKLKTRHVTKHPSVQGTWTTDVKF; this is translated from the exons ATGGCTTTGAGAGGTGTATGGCAACTGCAAAAGCTGATTGTGAGCTATTCTGATTGGGGTGGAAGTAGTAGGGGCATCAG GGCATTTATGGAGTCTCAGCTGCCAGCATTTAGAGAGAAAAGTCCTCAGCTAGAAGTTGTTACTGAACTCATCCGTGGTCAGCATCCGCATTTGAAAGGCTTTTACC GGAACAAAAATCAACGGGTGATATGTGTGAAGAATATGGATCCAGAAGACATACTTCTACATGCAACCAGGCTAAGGAATGCATTGGGAAGAAAGGTGGTGAAATTGAAGACAAGACATGTGACCAAACACCCTAGCGTTCAGGGCACATGGACAACggatgtgaaattttga